One segment of Salvia splendens isolate huo1 chromosome 20, SspV2, whole genome shotgun sequence DNA contains the following:
- the LOC121782692 gene encoding cellulose synthase-like protein D4: protein MASPTNQSSKKGGKGGVKFARRTSSGKYVSLSKEEIEMSSGEGGNYTVHIPVTPDNQPVAAKAEEQYVSSSLFTGGFNSVTRAHLMDKVIDSQVSHPQMAGCKGSSCAMPACDGNVIKDARGNDVIPCECRFKICRDCYLDAQKDTGLCPGCKEPYKSGDSDDEIPNYAKGALHLTGPQKDNKQMSMMKRNQNGEFDHNKWLFETQGTYGYGNAYWPEDGDEDGGGMHHGMLETSDKPWRPLSRVINIPNSIISPYRLLIALRFVIMCFFLVWRVRHPNEDALWLWFMSVVCEIWFAFSWILDQLPKMHPINRSTDLPLLRDKFEAPSPANPTGQSDLPGMDLFVSTADPEKEPPLVTANTILSILAVEYPVEKLACYVSDDGGALLNFEAMAEACSFADLWVPFCRKHDIEPRNPESYFSLKGDPTKNKNRVDFVKDRRRVKREYDEFKVRINGLSDSIRRRSDAFNAREEMKMLKHMRETGADTLEPIKVTKATWMADGTHWPGTWAVASREHAKGDHAGIIQVMLKPPSSDPLMGSSEDNILDFSDVDIRLPMFVYMSREKRPGYDHNKKAGAMNALVRASAILSNGPFILNLDCDHYINNYNAIREGMCFMMDRGGEDICYIQFPQRFEGIDPSDRYANHNTVFFDGNMRALDGLQGPVYVGTGCMFRRFALYGFDPPKAEKLPPHADKTAELKAIDFDPELNVDLLPKRFGNSTLLAESIPVAEFQGRPIADHPAVKYGRPPGILRAPREPLDATTVAEAVSVVSCWYEDKTEWGDRVGWIYGSVTEDVVTGYRMHNRGWRSVYCVTKRDAFRGSAPINLTDRLHQVLRWATGSVEIFFSQNNAFLATKRLNVLQRLAYINVGVYPFTSLFLIIYCFLPALSLFSGYFIVQNLDVTFLLLLLTMSLCLIGLALLEVKWSGVSLEDWWRNEQFWLISGTSAHLAAVVQGLLKVIAGIEISFTLTSKAAGEDNDDIFAELYLVKWSSLMIPPIVIGMVNIIAMVVAFSRTIYETTPQWSKFIGGAFFSFWVLAHLYPFAKGLMGRRKKTPTIVIVWSGLIAITISLLWVAINPAVSQRPAATAGGGGFTFP, encoded by the exons ATGGCGTCGCCAACGAATCAATCGTCGAAGAAGGGAGGAAAAGGAGGCGTCAAATTCGCGAGGAGAACTTCCAGCGGCAAGTACGTCAGCCTTTCCAAGGAGGAGATCGAGATGTCTAGTGGTGAAGGCGGCAACTACACAGTCCACATTCCGGTGACGCCAGACAACCAGCCGGTGGCAGCGAAAGCGGAGGAGCAATACGTGTCAAGTTCCCTATTCACAGGGGGATTCAATAGCGTAACGCGGGCCCATCTAATGGACAAGGTGATCGACTCGCAGGTTTCCCATCCCCAGATGGCCGGCTGCAAAGGGTCATCGTGCGCGATGCCGGCCTGCGATGGGAACGTGATCAAGGACGCGCGCGGAAACGACGTGATCCCTTGCGAATGCCGGTTCAAAATCTGTCGGGATTGCTACCTGGACGCCCAGAAAGACACTGGGCTCTGTCCTGGATGCAAAGAGCCTTACAAGAGCGGTGATTCTGACGATGAAATACCCAACTACGCCAAGGGAGCCCTCCATCTCACCGGGCCTCAAAAGGATAATAAACAAATGTCGATGATGAAGAGGAACCAAAATGGAGAATTCGATCACAACAAATGGTTGTTTGAAACACAGGGCACTTATGGATATGGCAATGCGTATTGGCCTGAGGACGGGGACGAAGATGGAGGAGGAATGCACCATGGCATGCTCGAGACCTCTGATAAACCATGGAGGCCTCTCAGCCGCGTCATTAATATCCCTAATAGTATTATTAGCCCATACAGGCTCCTCATTGCTCTTCGCTTTGTTATCATGTGCTTCTTCTTGGTGTGGAGAGTGCGCCATCCAAACGAGGATGCTCTCTGGCTCTGGTTCATGTCAGTCGTCTGCGAAATATGGTTTGCATTCTCTTGGATTCTTGATCAGCTCCCCAAGATGCACCCCATCAATCGAAGCACGGATTTACCTCTCTTGCGCGACAAGTTTGAAGCTCCTTCCCCCGCCAACCCCACAGGCCAATCAGATCTTCCTGGGATGGACTTGTTTGTATCCACTGCTGATCCCGAGAAGGAACCCCCTCTCGTAACTGCCAACACTATTCTCTCCATCTTAGCTGTGGAGTATCCCGTTGAAAAACTAGCTTGTTATGTTTCTGATGATGGAGGAGCCCTACTTAACTTCGAAGCAATGGCTGAGGCCTGTAGTTTTGCTGATCTATGGGTTCCCTTTTGTAGGAAACACGACATAGAACCCCGGAATCCGGAGAGCTACTTTAGTCTCAAGGGAGATCCCACCAAGAACAAGAACAGAGTGGACTTTGTTAAGGACAGAAGAAGAGTGAAAAGAGAGTATGATGAGTTCAAAGTAAGAATCAATGGACTTTCAGATTCCATCAGGAGAAGATCAGATGCTTTCAATGCAAGAGAAGAAATGAAAATGCTCAAGCACATGAGGGAGACTGGGGCTGATACATTAGAGCCTATTAAGGTCACTAAAGCTACATGGATGGCTGACGGCACCCACTGGCCAGGAACGTGGGCAGTTGCATCCCGTGAGCATGCCAAGGGTGACCATGCTGGAATTATACAAGTCATGTTGAAGCCTCCTAGCTCTGATCCACTTATGGGAAGTTCTGAAGACAATATTCTCGACTTTAGTGATGTCGACATACGCCTGCCTATGTTCGTCTACATGTCGCGTGAGAAACGCCCCGGTTATGACCACAACAAAAAAGCGGGTGCCATGAATGCCCTCGTCCGAGCATCAGCTATTTTGTCCAATGGACCTTTCATACTCAACCTCGACTGCGATCACTACATCAACAACTACAACGCTATTCGGGAAGGAATGTGCTTCATGATGGACAGGGGTGGGGAAGATATCTGTTACATTCAGTTCCCACAGAGATTTGAAGGCATTGATCCATCGGATCGTTATGCCAACCACAATACAGTCTTCTTCGATGGAAACATGCGAGCTCTCGATGGCCTACAAGGTCCTGTCTATGTTGGGACAGGCTGCATGTTTCGAAGATTTGCACTGTATGGCTTCGATCCTCCAAAAGCGGAAAAACTTCCTCCTCATGCAGACAAAACCGCCGAACTCAAGGCCATTGATTTTGACCCTGAACTCAATGTCGACTTACTACCTAAGAGATTCGGGAATTCCACATTATTAGCGGAGTCCATACCCGTGGCTGAGTTCCAAGGTCGTCCGATTGCTGATCATCCGGCTGTCAAGTACGGTCGCCCTCCAGGTATTCTTAGAGCGCCTCGCGAACCACTTGATGCCACCACTGTTGCTGAAGCTGTCTCTGTAGTCTCATGCTG GTATGAGGACAAGACGGAATGGGGGGATCGCGTGGGATGGATCTACGGTTCAGTGACAGAAGATGTGGTGACAGGATACAGAATGCACAACCGCGGGTGGCGCTCTGTCTACTGCGTAACCAAGCGTGACGCGTTTCGCGGATCCGCTCCCATCAATCTGACTGACAGGCTACACCAAGTGTTGAGATGGGCCACGGGCTCTGTTGAGATCTTCTTCTCACAAAACAACGCTTTTTTAGCCACTAAAAGGCTCAATGTTCTACAACGCCTGGCCTATATAAACGTCGGCGTCTACCCCTTCACCTCCTTGTTCCTCATCATATATTGCTTTCTCCCGgccctctctctcttctccggCTACTTCATCGTGCAAAATCTAGACGTCACCTTCCTACTCCTGCTCCTCACCATGTCCCTTTGCCTCATTGGTCTGGCCCTACTCGAGGTCAAATGGTCGGGCGTTAGTTTGGAAGATTGGTGGAGGAACGAACAGTTTTGGCTCATCTCTGGCACCAGCGCGCATTTAGCTGCGGTGGTGCAAGGCCTACTGAAGGTGATCGCCGGGATCGAGATCTCCTTCACGTTGACATCGAAGGCCGCTGGCGAGGACAACGATGATATATTCGCAGAGCTGTACTTGGTGAAGTGGTCATCGCTGATGATTCCGCCGATTGTGATTGGGATGGTAAACATAATAGCAATGGTGGTGGCGTTTTCAAGGACGATATACGAGACGACACCGCAGTGGAGCAAGTTCATCGGGGGAGCCTTCTTTAGTTTCTGGGTGCTGGCGCATCTTTATCCTTTTGCAAAGGGACTCATGGGGAGAAGAAAAAAGACGCCTACCATTGTCATTGTGTGGTCGGGTCTTATTGCTATCACTATATCATTGCTCTGGGTTGCCATTAACCCCGCTGTCAGCCAGCGTCCTGCCGCCACCGCTGGTGGTGGAGGTTTTACTTTCCCATGA